Part of the Propioniciclava sp. MC1595 genome is shown below.
CTTGCCGGTCTTGCGCTGTGCCACGACCAGAGTGGACGCCTCCCACGGGATCAGCTCGGCGACGCGGGCGTCCGGCTCGGTCGGCCGGGCGAGCACTTCGGCGAGCGTGCCAGCGTCGAACGGCGGGGCGTCCGGGCGCCTCTCGGCGGCCAGGATGGCGCGCGCGTCGCTGTCGACCCGTAGTGCGCGGACGCGCTCGGCGACCTCTCGGGCGTGCTGGGCGCGCCGCAGTGCGTCGGCGTCGACCTCGGCGGCGGTGGAGCCTGTGAACGTCTCCCACACCTGCCCCGACTCGTCCACGTGTTCGCCGATCGTGACCAGCTGGGCGGCGTCGACCTCGGTGACGTTGGGCGGTGCGAGCTCCCGGACGCCGGACAGGTCGCGCGGCTGCGCCTTGCGGAACGCGGACGCGATCGTGCGCAGCGACTCGACCCGGGACAGGCCGGCACTCATGGCGGCCTGCAGGAGGGTGTCCCGGACGGTTGGCGCGTCGAGGGCGCCGGACGGGAACAGGCCGGCCAGGCTGAACGCTGCCGCGTTGAGGGTGTCGTTTCGCTGCCCCTCGGGTGCGCCGGCCACGGCCTCGGCCTCGCGGGCGAGGGCTGTGGCGGCGTAGCGGGTCCGGCCGTCGAGGTCGGCGACCACCACGGGCGCGCCGGTGGGCTCGGGGCGCTGGCGCGGGCCCTTGAGCGCGTCCAGCCAGGACAGGCCGCCGGACGCCGTGGGCGCCTCGGTGGCGGCCTTGGCGGGCTCGGGGCCGGTCACAGGGCACCCCCGGCGGAGTCGGAGCCGTAGACGACGCGCAGGGCGCCCTCGTAGCGCAGGAAGTCGACCAGGGCGTAGGCGGCGAACCGGCCCAGCCTGAGCGCCAGGGCGCGCGGGTCGGTCGAGTGTGCGGCGACCCACTCGGCGGCGTCCGGGTCACGCCGCAGGATGGCCAGCATCAGCGACCGGGCGTCCTCGGCGACCTCGGGGGACTCGTAGGACGGCCGGACGACGTCCGGCGCCTCGGCGACCTCGTCCGGAGCCTCGCCGGCGCCCACTGGCGGCGCCTCGGCGTCCGGCGGGGTCGGGGTCAGGTAGGCGACGTGCACGCTCCCGGAGGCGCCACGGGCGGCCATGCGCGCCAGCTGGCGGGCCGCGGCGTCGGCGGTGAGGAACACGCGCCGATGCACTCGGCCGCCGGCCAGGTGGCGGGCGACGATGTACGCCGGCCCGCTGGCGGGGTCGGGCGGAGCTATGCTTGCCGTGCGCGGGCGCGCATCCTTTCGGACGCCGTCCCCCGGTCGAGGGGGGCGGCGTTCTGCGTTGGGCTGGGTCATGCGGACGCGGCCCCCTTGGTGCCAGCCCGCAGGAGGGCGGCCAGGGCGGCGCGCTGCGCCTCGGTCAGGGGCGGAGCAGCGTCCACGACCTCGGTGATGTGTTCGGCCAGGCGGGCGGCCTTGAGGTCGCGGCGGGCGGCCAGCAGCTCGGGGTCGTCGGGGGTTCGGGAGCGGGTGAGGGCCGCGATACGTCCGCGCTCGACCCTCCAGTTGGGGGAGATGGTGGCGGCGTTGGCGGTGGTGGTCATGGGAGCCTCCGGGCGTGAGTCAACGACTCGCGCGGCTCCTACGGCTCGGGGGAGTTCGGCCCCTTCGTAGTGATGCGCGGACGGTGCCCGAAGCGATCCACTCGATACCCCGTGCCCGCGTGTGAAGCTCGAACCGTGGCCGGGGGGCTAGCTGTTCCGTGCGCTGGCTCGTTCTCCAGCTATTCGACATAGTAGCTCGGCCGGTCGGCCGAGTTCCAGCAGGGGTCAGGCGTCCGGCGCGCCGGCCCTCCACTCGATGGCGACGGTGTCCGGGTCGAACACCTTCGAACCGTGCGCCCCACGGTGCAGGGTGACGGTCATAAGCGCGTCGATCACCTTCTGGCGGATCATCAGGGGGGCGGCGTCGAACGCATCGGCCGGGTTGGCGGCGGCCAGGACGGACGCCGGGCCGGCGCCCGACATGAGGCGCACCTGCTCGCGCTCGGCGGCCAGAATCTCGGCGCGCGCCTTGTCGGAGGCGACCGCGTAGCGGCGGCCGTCGATGTGTCCGGCGTCGTAGTCGGCCTCGATCTGGGCGAGCCGATGCCGCGCCCGGTTCGCAAGCTCGAGGGCCTCATGGACCAGCGTGTCGTCGGCCGCGTGGGGGATGAGCTGCGCCAGGTCCGGGCGTGACAGCCTCTCCCGAACCACTGCGACCACGTAGGCGTCAACCTGGGCGCCGGACCGCGCCAAGCAGCCGGCCTTGCAGCGGTACCGGTTCCCCGACCAGCTGTACACCTTCGCGCCGCACTCCCCGCACTCGTAGAGGGACGACCCGAGGTGCTTGGCGTCCGTCCCGCGCCGGTTCGTCTTGCGCCTGGGGTCGGCCAACAGCGCCCCGGCGGCGGCGAACTGCTGGGCGGAGACGATGGCCGGCCACGACCCTTCTCGCTGGGTGTCCTCGCCGCGGTAGGTGGAGCGGCCGGCGTAGCGGGCGTTGGTGAGAATCCCGGACACCGTGGAGGGGTTCCACCGTCCCCCCCGCCGGGTGGGTGTGCCGGAGTCCTCCAGCCAGCGCGCGAGGCTGCGCAGCGAGTCGCCGGCGGTGAACCGGTCGAACACCTGCCGCACGATGGCGGCCTCCTCGGGGACGAGTTCGCCGCGCAGCGTGTAGCCGGTCAGCCGGACGCCGGCGGGTGGCTTGCCAAGCTCGGCGCGCTGCCGTTGCGCCCGAGACTGGCGGGCGCTCTTGCGTTCCACTTCGCCCCGCGCGACGGCCGCCTTGATCCGGGCGAACAGCCGGCCACCGTCGGTGGTCAGGTCGGCCTCGCCGTTCGCGGTGACCAGCAGCAGGCCGCGCGCCTCGGCGGCCTCGATCCAGTCCTCCAGCTGCCTGGGCTGGCGGGTGAGCCGGTCCAGGTCCCAACAGATCAGCGCCCGGAACCGGCCGCGCTCGAAGTCCTCCACGAGCCGGTTGTAGCCGGGCCGGTTCTTCCGCGCGTCGCTCGCGCTGATCGAGTTGTCGACGTACTCCTCGACGACGTCCCAGCCGCGTTGCTTGGCGATCGCGCGGCAGTCCTCGCGCTGGCGATCGACGGCGAGCTGTTCGCCGGTCCGGTCGAGGGACACGCGCAGGTAGATCGCCGCGGGGATGGTGGGCGCCGTCTTCGTCATGGATCTAGCGTATCACTTGACGTTGGTATATGGTGCGTATAGGTCGAGTTCCGGTTTAATGTCTAGCGTTAATGACGCGCTGCGTTATATGATGGTCGGGTGATCGTCTCCTTTGCCGACCGCGATGCCGAACGCCTGTTCCTGCGACAGCGCGTCAAGCGTCTCGACTCTCGTCTGCACAAGAAGGCGCTCACAAAGCTGTTGCTACTCGATGCTGCCCACGAGCTTGATGAACTCCGCGTTCCACCGGGGAACCGGCTGGAAGCACTCAAGGGCGACCGGATCGGTCAGCACAGCATCCGAATCAACGACCAGTGGCGGATCTGCTTCGTCTGGACTCCTGCGGGCCCCAGCGAGGTTGAGATTGTCGACTATCACTAGGAGGTGCGACATGGATGACAAGATTCCCCCGATCCATCCGGGCGAGATCCTCATGGAGGAGTTCCTCGTTCCAATGGGCGTAACTCAGAACCGGCTGGCAGTATCCATCGGCGTTCCGCCGCGTCGGATCAACGAGATCGTGCACGGCAAGCGTCGGATCACGGCGGATACGGCTCTGCGTCTGGGGCGCTTCTACAGCATGAGTGCGCAGTTCTGGATCAACCTGCAGGTGCGCTATGACCTTGAGGTCGAGATGGACGCCCTCGGGGACGCGCTGGACAGCATTCAGCCGCTACGGACTGCATGAGCGCCCGGTCACTTCGAGGACGAGCGGCACTCGTGACGGGGGTCAGTCGTCGGCAGGGGATTGGGTTCGCGATTGCGTCGAGGCTGGTCCGAAGCGGGGCTGACGTGCTCGTGACGCACCATCGGCCGCATGACCTGGACCAACCGTGGGGTGGGGACGACCTGGAGGCAGTGATGCAGGAGCTCGACGCGAATCGTGCTGACTCCAGCCAGCGCGTCGTCGACCTTGCGGTTGATCTGGCTCAGGACGGTGCTCCCGAGGCTGCCGTGCATAGAGCTGTGACGGAGCTCGGCCATCTGGACATCCTCGTCTGCAACCACGCCCGATCGGGCGGCGATGGGGCCCTCGGCGACCTGACCGCCGAGATGCTCGACGCCCACTGGACCGTCAACGCCCGCTCGTCCCTCCTGCTGGTGCAGGCGTTCGCCGCGCAGCACGATGGACGCCCGGGTGGTCGCGTCGTCCTGATGACCTCGGGCCAGGGCCTCGGACCTATGCCGGGCGAGGTGGCCTATGCGGCGTCTAAGGCAGCACTCGCGGGTGTCACGGTGACCTTGGCCGACCAGCTTGCCGATGTCGGCATCACCGTCAACACGGTCAATCCAGGGCCAGTCGACACGGGATACATGACCCCCGAGATCATGGCTCGGGTCGCGCCGATGTTCCCATTCGGGCGGATGGGCGAACCGGATGATCCCGCTCGCTTGGTGGAGTGGCTGGTCAGCGATGAGGGCCGTTGGGTGACGGGGCAGGTGCTCAACACCGAAGGTGGGTTCGCGCGCTGGCGTCCTCCTGCTGACGGTCGGCCGCCGGAAGCCTGAGACGTACCTCCGTGCTGCTCCGCAGTGAACCGAAGCGCCTACGTGCTGATTGACTGGTACAGGTGCTGCTCGTTGTCTGATTCGGATGCTGCTGGTGTGATCCCCCTCGCGCTGTTGGCGCCCTGGCGGCCGTTCAAAGACGTGTTTCCTACTCTGAAGGCCCCGA
Proteins encoded:
- a CDS encoding recombinase family protein, which gives rise to MTKTAPTIPAAIYLRVSLDRTGEQLAVDRQREDCRAIAKQRGWDVVEEYVDNSISASDARKNRPGYNRLVEDFERGRFRALICWDLDRLTRQPRQLEDWIEAAEARGLLLVTANGEADLTTDGGRLFARIKAAVARGEVERKSARQSRAQRQRAELGKPPAGVRLTGYTLRGELVPEEAAIVRQVFDRFTAGDSLRSLARWLEDSGTPTRRGGRWNPSTVSGILTNARYAGRSTYRGEDTQREGSWPAIVSAQQFAAAGALLADPRRKTNRRGTDAKHLGSSLYECGECGAKVYSWSGNRYRCKAGCLARSGAQVDAYVVAVVRERLSRPDLAQLIPHAADDTLVHEALELANRARHRLAQIEADYDAGHIDGRRYAVASDKARAEILAAEREQVRLMSGAGPASVLAAANPADAFDAAPLMIRQKVIDALMTVTLHRGAHGSKVFDPDTVAIEWRAGAPDA
- a CDS encoding type II toxin-antitoxin system RelE/ParE family toxin, which produces MIVSFADRDAERLFLRQRVKRLDSRLHKKALTKLLLLDAAHELDELRVPPGNRLEALKGDRIGQHSIRINDQWRICFVWTPAGPSEVEIVDYH
- a CDS encoding HigA family addiction module antitoxin; the encoded protein is MDDKIPPIHPGEILMEEFLVPMGVTQNRLAVSIGVPPRRINEIVHGKRRITADTALRLGRFYSMSAQFWINLQVRYDLEVEMDALGDALDSIQPLRTA
- a CDS encoding SDR family oxidoreductase; this translates as MSARSLRGRAALVTGVSRRQGIGFAIASRLVRSGADVLVTHHRPHDLDQPWGGDDLEAVMQELDANRADSSQRVVDLAVDLAQDGAPEAAVHRAVTELGHLDILVCNHARSGGDGALGDLTAEMLDAHWTVNARSSLLLVQAFAAQHDGRPGGRVVLMTSGQGLGPMPGEVAYAASKAALAGVTVTLADQLADVGITVNTVNPGPVDTGYMTPEIMARVAPMFPFGRMGEPDDPARLVEWLVSDEGRWVTGQVLNTEGGFARWRPPADGRPPEA